The nucleotide window atatgtatgttaatgtaGTAGAGTTTAACTAATTATTCATTTTAGTATAGCTATGGAAGTATTGTAATAGCCAAAACTATTTACTTTTGCTCTTTTCATTCACTTAAGTTTAGGTTGATTAACGGTAATAAAATTTATGCTCGATTTGTATCAGAAAGAACTCGCACAATACAGCCCACACCACCTTTGGCAAATGCTTTCTCATGCCATTGCAATAGATGCCCGCTAGAGCCCTCTGAGGGAATTTCAAAGCCacgataaatatatttcattaaaacatCTAGTAAATCATTTTGTTCGAGTGCTTCCACAGCTTGATCCATTTGTGATGATTTGATGGAGAGCAATACTCGTAGAGTTGTATTCAAGGCGTTGTCCTGCATATGGTATAGGTGTTTTTTATTTCGTATGTTATATGTATGCTACTATAGAAAATTGTATACATACCTTCACATGCTGATTTTTGCAACGTAAAGGCGCATTTTGCAACACATTAACTAAAGCCTCTACAGATTTACCCTGTGTAAGAAGTGTcgttatttcattttcatctgGGCCAACAGTTGCTGAAATTGCATCTGCTTCGTCTTCCTTAAAATTATCCTCATTATATTGATCTACATCAATTTTGCGGAAAGCTGAACTAGAGGTATTCTTAGCcattattttgtttcaatcaGAAacaggtaaattttaatttgatatagtaaaaaatttatgaaaatttagaaataatctAAGAATTGCACAAAAATGATTCACTCATAGAACAACGAAAACGCttatcaaaaatgtcaaatatgaCAGCTATCGCTAAATGGAAAAGCCGCATTGGGTGTATTCAGTCCAATATGTTGTTCGAGTAAATTGAATACTATTTGTAATTTCACGCAGTAATAAGCAATACAATAAATGTAAACATAGCAATATAATGCAAGTTCATAATTTTGCGTTCCTATACTTGTAATCaactaataatatatattaattcacatattacatataattttaaagaatattggTCGTGTCACATAATTGTTATAGTTATCGAAACATCGAATTTGTAGCAATCTTTTTGATAGATGAAATCAGCTGGTTTTGACATTTGATTATTGTTTCGCATTGAGGTATAGTTCTCCGATTgtctattttattattatttttttgcatatttcgatTTTAGTCAAATATTTTTAGGTAACGATGGCCAAGTATTTGGGACTAGACCGTCTTggtaaaattttccaaataatcCGCCAATCTGGTGGAATAAAGAATGCCTATATGAAATTGTACAGGTCAGTGATTTCGATTAATATGAGTCTTGCTTATATaagatttctttttcaataagtTGTATTAAATACATCTTTTTATAAATGTGCAGGTTTGACGATCTAAAAGTTGGTACACTCGTGGGGACAGACAAATATGGCAACAGGTATTATGAAAATCCTTACTACTTTTATGGCCGCAATCGTTGGGTGGAATATGCCGATCACTTAAATTTGGAGTATGACGGTTCACAAATACCCGCTGATTGGTATGGATGGATGCATTACAAGGTATTATCCTTTCGTTTTTGTAAacgatttaagaaaaattaatgatattgtttatattttcagaCCGACTTACCGCCAATACGCGATGGTAGCCGTCCCAAATATAAGTGGATGGCTGATCACAGTGAAAATTTATCTGGCACTaaaggtaaataattttaattactccttaattaaaatttttttatagaaaatgatTGTTTTGATTGATAAAAacagcaaatttatttaattttcaaaatattttatctgaGATATTTGctagtttaaaaatattgtaattttaatttatatgtagattgtatgtatttataaaacaatGTAAAATCACTTTcgttatattatttattgcagAACAATATATGCCGTATTCAACCACACCACCAAAAGTACAGGCATGGGATCCGAAAAAATCTAAAtgagttgtttttgtaatttcaaaaatgtttagtgaatattaaaaaatacgaattattgtcaatttataaaaattgtcaacaATACAAAAATCCATATTCGAAATGAGTTTTCATCGTTCACAGTTAGTTGTAATTAATCTAAGTACTATCCCAACACAATTGCTAATTATTGTTAAAACTAATTGATTTCTATATAGTTAcaataattatttgatatttacgTTTGCCCAAAAAAATAAGCGGACCAAAGTATTAAcacgttaaaaaatgtttgtgtggAGATAAGCATACACAGAAATAGATaaccaaatataatatatgtatgtacgtatgtatagaACAGGTATGAATTTAAAGTGTGCGCCAGTATGGTTAGTGTTATCACACAACATCTAGGATTTTTTGCCAGGTATTCGTTTATTTGCATATCTTTTGTGTATATTAAAACATCTCCTAgcaatgttttttaatatatcttcAGAATTACTATTTGAACATGTTAGCACACAAGATTCAATATCAGCAATTTTATAAGGTTCtagaaatgtttttttgaagTCCGTTTGTAGCATTTGTTCTCGagaaaatattaatgcacaAAGCTTTCGTGCAGCGAATTGGTCATGTCTCCAGTTAATGTTATCAAAATCAGCTTTACTAATATAAATACTGTTTTGGCCAAGAACTACAATTGGATTTTCGCCAGTGATGTGAATGGGTGAGTACAAGTATTCTCTCATTgatatattggaatttatctgTATTTCGGATGGTGAAACTAACTCCACATGCACATAGGGATCCTCGTTAAATGTCTTCACGGTATTCAAAAAAGCGCTGTAAGTATTCGTccaataatttgtatataacttTTTCGCTTGATTAATCTCTTCGCCGCTTATATCATAATAGCAGTCACAACTGACATACCACTGGAGCCTTAAATCTTCAGTAAAATGACCGCACATTTCGGTAATTAATATATCTAAAAGTTGTCTTTTAACAGAAGTTGGAGCTGAAACCTTCTCTTCTCTTCTAGTAGCATTACTATTAAGTACCAAAGTGTTTGCAAAATCTTTTGAAGCATTTACTATAAATTCACGAACTATGTTTATACACGAAgctataattaaattgtttgatGTATAAACTTTGATGTTATGCTAAAGAATTTGCAAATCTCTACCTGTTTCATCGGTCATATTGTTCGAATAACTTCTGCGAATTCGTTTGTCACTAAATATTGTATGTTAATTCTGCAGTTTTGACCCgtatttttggattttatggaatttactgtttttattgcaaatttctaactgtcttaaaattatttgtctATACCTTCTTCAGTTAACAGTGCTTAAAGATAAAGCAAATGATATAAATAGATATAAAGGAAGGATGATATACATAAAACAATGTAAGCCAAGCAGACTctattacatacttacatttttaaaacttcaaatttatttgttttcaaccgtattgcaaaatatttaaaaagtataatacaaaaatttattttattaaacaagtatttaattgctataaaagttgttaaattttttttttgccaaaattttatattacattaaataatagaaaaattgtaaaatatatatatatatctaattAGATACGTAGCCTTAGGAAggctacatatcgtcacctgaaatgcaaaataacgtatcatcaaaaaatttgaaattgagtgtcttattgattacgcttcactacttcaaattacatacataatattacataagtTCAACATtatcaggttctgcggtcagatataaacctgtttcaaccaatattaaagttttgtttctctcatgttccattttattccgtgttccattcatgccactgtcaatttccgaaaatgttgttacgttattttgcatttcaggtgacgatatgaacATACCTACGTACACTTTATAAAATTTAGCCGGCTTGCACCATTTGCAACTGTACAAGCTAGTCTTATTGCAGGCTcctttagatatacatatatatatatgcatataagtatgtatatatatttatatataagcatgtgtatatttttttaagtgcaCTCTTCTGTTAGTTTGTAAGAGCAAAGAAGCCAAAATATACTGAAAAGCGCGCCAACTAGAAAAAGACGCATGGAACTAACGTTAGGGGTGGTTTTTCTGTTATTAGAccattttaagtaattttgaggattatataaaactttacaaattCCTAATTCCATACTTTGCAAACAGAAGAatacaaaaaactttaaaaattataactatttggagtgtaataatattaaaaatttatttaatctgGCAACAtagcaaatattaatttttgaatttctgtaTACTTCCTACATTTACTACAtgtttttttgtactttaattcaaataacaaaaattacttaaaacgggcgcgaaatatCGCTATAAAACAGTAAAACGATTTGCTGTTACTTTGTCTAGTTTTGATAAAACCATGTTAAACTTGACATAGTTTTTCGAAGTGAATATACTAAAACTGTTTTGACTCCAAGtagattttttcatatatttgaaGTACCTGCGTATTTCTGTGCTGAAAAGGAGGTACTATTTATTCAAAGTAGAATGTAAACGAAGGTCGACTTCGCAGGCAAATAGGAGTAcgctacataagtatgtacataccgATATAGGATACAGTACAGAAACCATCTGCATCAGGCTTTGCTTTAAGTACATAACCATTGCCAGGTAGCATTGAACAATAACAGATCGTAGTGGATTAGCAGAGGTATGCGCTATATAAATTTTCCAACTACCTGTATGTATGCACGTATACGCCTTAAAAGGCTCTATTCAAAGCAGATTTCTATTCTCATATACTATGTGGGTTTTTACAGCTCTTAACGTTTAAGGAAAAATTTTATGGGATATCTGAGTTTACAATAACGAGTGCAGGCATGTTATTGGCTTCATTCACGGAATTCATTTTCCTACCCTTATTTTAGCTCAAGCTGAGTCAATTGAATATATAACAGCAAGCAACATCAGAGAAAAGGCCATTCAGATCTGCAGAATCTATCAGTTCACATACATCATAGTGTtgttaagttttaaattttaaacagcgAATCTTCGTACAACTGACAAAATGGAGCGTAATTCTATGGTAAGTTAACATCAAACGCACATAtggaattaaatttataaaaataatgaaatctgTTAATAGAATATTCCAACGGTTAACCAACACGTTATCCATAACACAAACCATCATCAGGCAGAAATAATATATTCAAGTGCAGGCGGATCCAGCCAAATGCGATATTTTTGTGAACGCCCGATGATGCTCAATACATGGACACAGACGTCAAATGCGGATCTCGGCATTAGTGATGACTATATAAATATagagcaacaaaagcaaagagaGAAAgagttattagaaaaaatacgtGATCTTGAGTCAAAACTTCGTATTCAGTCAGAAATGCTTTCGCAACAACCAGCAGGTGGACGTAGGAGAAACTCGAATCCAAAAAAAGCTAGAAGTCCGAGACAACGGTTACAAGAAGTAATCGTAGATCAAATACCTGTTCAACTACATGAAAACCATCCCCAAGATGTGCAAAATCAACAGCATGAACAATATACagaaacaaaatttcagatatatAATACTCATGTGAGTCCAAGGAATGTACATTGTGAAGAATTGTCACAAGCACAGATATCTCCACAACACCAACCGGAGCAGCAGTCTTCAGAGCAGCAGACTATTATGCAGAGTCAGTATATGTCGCAAAATATGGATGTATCTATTCAACCTCAGGAATTGCATATTGATACTATACAAGATCGACCACGTAAGGTGAATTACACAATAATAGCTGATGGCGGTGTCAACGGTCAAGATGGGCCCATAGAGATAGAAATTGCCGAAGAAGAAAATGGCTTAAACTTAAATGGTTCTGCTGATTCCGACCGTTTAGAAATATGCTTGGCCGAGGAACAGCCTCAAACGCCAGTAAatgttaattatattaaaatcgaTAATGATGCGGGACAGAATCAACAAATTCCTGTTCAGAAAGCCTCCGGAAAAAGGAAACGAAAAGTGTCTAAAAAGAATATTGTACAAAACACCGATAAAAACAATGGCGATCTTGCAGAATTCAAACCAGTGGTATCAGATTATTCACAATTCTCAGAAAATTCTGAAATGTCTCAACAACAGCAGTTAATAGTAGCGGACGATAACCACTCCATTCTACCGATtttacagcagcagcaacagcaactaaGTGAAATCACAAACGATGTACAGGAATTTAGAAACTCCGAGTTTAAAAAGAATTCTTATATATCGATTGGGCCAAACAATACCCGCGTACCGACTAAAATTTACGATAGTATTAATTGGGAAAATGCATCGATGGCCACAAGAAAACTCATGATAGGAGTTTTCGATCGTTTTACCTTAGCCACTCACTCAATGACTGGAAAACCCTCTCCAGCTTTTAAAGATCATAATAAACCACTCAAGAAAAGGTTAAATCCTTTAAAAGTACAAGACATCATATTTGCAGTTAGTAGACGGAGTAAAGTAAACGAAAAAGAGGTGCGTACTGTTATTACCACCAAATGTGCCgatgaaaataaaatgtggAAGTTAACACAGGCCAAACTCAAGGAGCAAAAGgagcaaaacaaagaaaatgttgcaaatgttcaaaatgttcaaaatgtTGCTTAACGTACAATACATAATAACTAGAATATAAGCATTCATATATCACATTAACTAGATAAGAGGAACAAATAATCACAACAACTCTTTCATTGACTTCTTTTACTGTCATATAAgagattttaagaaaatttcatcgATCTCGTAAAAATTTGGTAAACAAGTACTAGAATGAATACCAAAGATAAATGAGGCCAAATATGTACATTACACaatcaaaactttaaaaatatttatttaactatacACTATTGTCATTAATGGAATTTGACAAATTACCAGAGATTTCGTAATAATGTTAATTGAtatgtattaaaatacatacatatgtatatgcaagtacATATTATTTGTAAGTTTATATATAAACttctttttccaaaattaattattgagcATTTTATTCGAAATGTAGTTTATGGATATACGTACTAAAACAAGACTATAAAAaggtataaataatattttcactttactttagattaacaaaaacgtatttttgtgcttaaatataaccattttagaATGTTGGTATGCTGTTCTACCTGTACTATATGTTGTTTatcgtaaaaatatataaaagtgaatAAAAGTAACACGATTTTCTGCATATGACAATTTGGCGTTAATATTTAATGGTTTTAActtttaatacatacaaatatgggCATACTCTCATTCATAAGAaggggttatatatacatatattaacgtGTTAGATAAAACATTTACCAGCATGTTAATCATTTACGCTGGAAAACACTCATTTCgaatatgtatgttataaatttttgtacagctgacaaaaatttgtttcaatattcCCTGCATTATCGACGCTTATATGCATacgtttgcttgaaattttaatatttggaaaGCGGTCAAAATTAACAGTTGAACCTAATTTTGCGTTACCATGACGGTGGCAGTTGCAGAAAGCGCATAATAATTTCCCAAAACAATCAATATCAGCTGTATATTTTCCCAAAACATTACCCATTTTTATGCTCACAACGACAGATAAGCGGCTGTCAGTTTTCACAAGAAGGAGGCGAATAGATCTTCAAAACGTAAGCCAGAGAACGGAACGGTAGGCAAAGGTTGAAAAAGATAAAAAGTGACAGCATAGAGAAAATTTCGAGCAAATTCTTTTCCTATCAGTGCAAACAGGAGTTTGAAGATTAGTTGCAACatcaagcaaaacaaaaaaatatataattcattaCCACATAACAAAACCAGCGTTTGGACGCTATTGGGTAGCGAAATAGTATtgttataaacatttttgctattgttatttGAGCATTATTCTGATTGTGTGGTCGTCGTGTGACGGGATATTCGGATTCAATTCTACTGTGTTGGTCGTTGTAGCGGTGCTTGAGAAGTGCAAAAAATGGATATCTTGCGTAAAATGTTCAAAATGAACGAAAAGGAGTCATCAGGCTTGAACGGAACCGATCATAAGGAAGAGTAAGTCAAATTACCATaagacaaacatatgtatattagagctTATGAGTGAGTTATTGCAATCTAcagtaatttttctatattattaaaatgaaaaatcttGCGATCGATAATGTGCAAATTATATACTTGGGTAGATACTTTGGCCAGGCCAATATTCGGAGGCTGCGCATATTGCAATATATCCTTTGAGTGTTGCCAGCGTGTATTTTTATTCGTCAGTAAGGGCCaacgtaataaaaaaaattgtacacttaaacatttaaattagtttattatatttgagaaaattttatttcaagcaTTTTTTCTGCTCGGTAGTGCAACTGCAAAGGACGAGTTTCGGAAACCACAGTGGTTCGAAGAAGCGGAAACAGACGACGAGCTGTTTGATGATAACCGAAAGTTTGCTTTTCAAATATTCACTAATCCTGTAGAGTTGCAGAAGCACTTCGAAAGACAAATGCAGCAAATTTTGGAGGCAGTTAGTGAATTTGAAGGTAAGTAATTGATTAAAATGTCTTTatcttataaataaatgtttgttttgtttattcaaAATTCTCGGCATACGAACATAGACGGTGATGTTAAAATTGACAAGGATTTGAAGGAGGACTTTCTAAAGCCGGgctttgaaaatattgatattttaaaagaatttgaaaaGAAGAAAGCAGAAATCATGGACACTGATCTAGATGGCGAGTAAGCGAATCACTCTAACAAAGTATAAAACTGATgcaatggaatttaaaaaaatataattattttagaatttatgCTGACCAGTTGCATTCCTTAATGCAACGCTTATCACCCAATGAGGACTTGCCCAACATTTTACCACGCAACGACAACAAGGCTATCCGTAATCCTTTACGTAAGCAAAAATTAAGCGACGAGGAGAAAATTTTGGGTAAAATACACGGTACCCTAGACAGTGATGACACTCCGAAGCAGCCACGTATGCCGCGCACTCGTCCAGATATGATGACACCAATGACTCCCATGATACCACGTGGGCCAGCACCATTTGGTGGAGGAGTTTTTGAAGGAACTTATCAGGTATGGCACTCATTAGGTGACTAGATTACTAGATTCTACGATGCtataaactaataatttttaattttcaaagttgGATCGTCTCTCAAAGATATTACAAATATTGCCCTCTTAATTCGTTTTCATTtaggtgtattttatttacatacatatatttatatacgcccttacataaagaaatattttttatgctacTATAGGGTCCGAAAATGTTCAGTCAGAGCGTAATGTCTAAAACTATACGTAAACCGGATGGTAGTTATGAGACTACGAAAGTCACCAAGGACTCGCAAggtaatacaacaacaactataacacGCACCATTGATGGAAAATCAGAAACAATTACCACATATGACAACGCTGGTGGTTCCGGTGTCATTAAGCAAAAGGAAGGTGGCGTCGCCAAGTCCGAAGATTTTTCGGATCGCAATATTTACGTAACAAAAGAAGGTTACGCCGTACCAAGGAACCTCTGGTGACCAGTGGTGCTTATTGGCCGAATCCTTGTTGGCAACTTATTACCCGTCTATATTCAAATTCAGATATACTATGTATTAGTAACTAGATCCTTAAGTGTTTGGTGTTTTAGATGAAATTCAATTGAGGCTACAGATAGCAGATAGCATTGCAagagcagcagcggcagcaataataacagcaacaacacggaTGACCGCAGCATCCACACGTATAACCGAAACAAATACAGAAACAGTATGGTAAACGTACACAGGTGAATTTGGCATTATTATTTGTTCATCTTTTGATGTAAATTGGAATTGTGTAAACGATTTACATAGGATGTTCACTTCTTGATGCAACACATTCAATTGTCTATAATCTCAATAAGTGTACAATTCTATACTGGTTCTGTACTGTTTTCATGGAATTTATTTCGTAtatcttaatattttaatttgattacgAGCATCTTCATGGAGCGTAAACAGAACTTTATTTCGGGGACGTATATCTCTGGATCAAACAATTGAACCTGCAATTATATGAATTCACTAGAATTGTTTGATGAACGCTGGCATCAGCGTGAGGATGAGAAAAGGagaattgtttatttgttgaaaCGATTTACGTTTAACATATATGCATCAACGAAAGAGTCGCGTAAATGCTTAGCTACATTGAACGACAGTGTAGTAAGAGTTCGgtcgtattttaataaaaaaatatgcgaaTTTAGTAAATTGGCTCAGAAT belongs to Bactrocera dorsalis isolate Fly_Bdor chromosome 1, ASM2337382v1, whole genome shotgun sequence and includes:
- the LOC105232515 gene encoding probable NADH dehydrogenase [ubiquinone] 1 alpha subcomplex subunit 12 — translated: MAKYLGLDRLGKIFQIIRQSGGIKNAYMKLYRFDDLKVGTLVGTDKYGNRYYENPYYFYGRNRWVEYADHLNLEYDGSQIPADWYGWMHYKTDLPPIRDGSRPKYKWMADHSENLSGTKEQYMPYSTTPPKVQAWDPKKSK
- the LOC105232507 gene encoding uncharacterized protein LOC105232507 encodes the protein MTDETASCINIVREFIVNASKDFANTLVLNSNATRREEKVSAPTSVKRQLLDILITEMCGHFTEDLRLQWYVSCDCYYDISGEEINQAKKLYTNYWTNTYSAFLNTVKTFNEDPYVHVELVSPSEIQINSNISMREYLYSPIHITGENPIVVLGQNSIYISKADFDNINWRHDQFAARKLCALIFSREQMLQTDFKKTFLEPYKIADIESCVLTCSNSNSEDILKNIARRCFNIHKRYANKRIPGKKS
- the LOC105232491 gene encoding uncharacterized protein LOC105232491, whose product is MDILRKMFKMNEKESSGLNGTDHKEDATAKDEFRKPQWFEEAETDDELFDDNRKFAFQIFTNPVELQKHFERQMQQILEAVSEFEDGDVKIDKDLKEDFLKPGFENIDILKEFEKKKAEIMDTDLDGEIYADQLHSLMQRLSPNEDLPNILPRNDNKAIRNPLRKQKLSDEEKILGKIHGTLDSDDTPKQPRMPRTRPDMMTPMTPMIPRGPAPFGGGVFEGTYQGPKMFSQSVMSKTIRKPDGSYETTKVTKDSQGNTTTTITRTIDGKSETITTYDNAGGSGVIKQKEGGVAKSEDFSDRNIYVTKEGYAVPRNLW
- the LOC105232526 gene encoding actin-related protein 2/3 complex subunit 5-C is translated as MAKNTSSSAFRKIDVDQYNEDNFKEDEADAISATVGPDENEITTLLTQGKSVEALVNVLQNAPLRCKNQHVKDNALNTTLRVLLSIKSSQMDQAVEALEQNDLLDVLMKYIYRGFEIPSEGSSGHLLQWHEKAFAKGGVGCIVRVLSDTNRA
- the LOC105232499 gene encoding protein insensitive; its protein translation is MERNSMNIPTVNQHVIHNTNHHQAEIIYSSAGGSSQMRYFCERPMMLNTWTQTSNADLGISDDYINIEQQKQREKELLEKIRDLESKLRIQSEMLSQQPAGGRRRNSNPKKARSPRQRLQEVIVDQIPVQLHENHPQDVQNQQHEQYTETKFQIYNTHVSPRNVHCEELSQAQISPQHQPEQQSSEQQTIMQSQYMSQNMDVSIQPQELHIDTIQDRPRKVNYTIIADGGVNGQDGPIEIEIAEEENGLNLNGSADSDRLEICLAEEQPQTPVNVNYIKIDNDAGQNQQIPVQKASGKRKRKVSKKNIVQNTDKNNGDLAEFKPVVSDYSQFSENSEMSQQQQLIVADDNHSILPILQQQQQQLSEITNDVQEFRNSEFKKNSYISIGPNNTRVPTKIYDSINWENASMATRKLMIGVFDRFTLATHSMTGKPSPAFKDHNKPLKKRLNPLKVQDIIFAVSRRSKVNEKEVRTVITTKCADENKMWKLTQAKLKEQKEQNKENVANVQNVQNVA